Proteins from a single region of Chryseobacterium sp. T16E-39:
- a CDS encoding TonB-dependent receptor domain-containing protein has protein sequence MIRFKLLLFSLTLFFTSLVVAQVSSVTVSGMVTNTSKSALPYTNIVLKSTKDNAFIFGTISNEEGRYSLTEVKPGNYLVEVSISGYDTHIENLFVGSLSEFLDIPPIELGINNSPKETKIEEVILTGSKKNEVSNQLDKKTYALSDNISQSGGSVLQSMQNLPGITVQDGKVQLRGNDKVTVLIDGKQTALTGFGSQTGLDNIPASAIDKIEIINNPSSKYDANGNAGIINIIMKKNKQNGWNGKVGLTLGLGSLWERKQNLPTIRPQYTATPKVNPSVSLNYRKNKINVFLQADDLYTETLNKNEYVTRTYDDGTVINSQLKRNRNTNFLTTKGGVDWNIDSQNTLTVSGLYGSEKITDHGDQPFFNGDLSQRLRLWQFLEDELKTTVMATASYQHKFKEAGHLLNVGFNYTFHREDEKYFYDNFLPTAAGTDAFKLLSDEQVYDFTVDYVKPLKYGRIEAGIKLRNRSIPTNMNFIPGINSVIDANAGGWANYKELIPAVYGNYIFENEKWEAELGLRMEYVKIQYDVNPNHPTYSSSGYNYTQPFPNLRVGYKLNDHNKFSIFYNRRVDRPNEVDIRIFPKYDDAEIIKVGNPGLRPQFTNSIELGHKYNWNNGYLYSSLYHRFSNGTITRISSIVPESTLIYAIFQNAGKSYNSGIEAIWNQKISSVYSLNINGNMYRNQINAFAVENLYPQPNTFSADQQTAISGNIKMNNIFKFSKGINAQLTAVYLAPDIIPQGRIGSRFSVDLGVKKSIQNGKGEIFLNASDLLNTMVIKKQIQGSGFRYTSDDYYETQVIRLGYSYKF, from the coding sequence ATGATCAGATTCAAGCTATTACTATTCTCACTAACTCTGTTTTTCACCTCTTTGGTTGTGGCTCAGGTTTCATCCGTGACCGTTTCGGGGATGGTAACTAATACCAGTAAATCTGCATTACCTTACACTAACATCGTTTTAAAATCAACTAAAGACAATGCATTTATCTTCGGAACCATCAGCAATGAAGAAGGCAGATATTCCCTTACAGAAGTGAAACCTGGAAATTACCTTGTAGAAGTTTCTATTTCCGGATATGATACCCACATAGAAAATCTTTTTGTAGGAAGTCTTTCTGAATTCCTGGATATTCCACCAATAGAACTGGGAATAAATAATAGCCCAAAAGAAACAAAAATTGAAGAAGTTATTCTTACAGGTTCTAAAAAGAATGAAGTAAGCAATCAACTTGATAAGAAAACTTATGCGTTGTCTGATAATATCAGCCAAAGTGGAGGATCAGTTCTTCAGAGCATGCAAAATCTTCCAGGAATTACAGTACAGGATGGCAAGGTTCAGCTCCGGGGAAATGATAAAGTAACTGTTTTAATCGATGGAAAACAAACAGCATTAACAGGTTTTGGAAGTCAGACAGGATTAGATAATATCCCAGCTTCAGCGATTGATAAAATTGAAATTATTAATAATCCATCTTCAAAATATGATGCCAACGGAAATGCAGGGATCATCAATATTATCATGAAGAAAAACAAACAGAATGGCTGGAACGGAAAAGTAGGATTAACACTGGGATTAGGATCTCTTTGGGAAAGAAAACAAAACCTGCCTACCATACGACCACAGTATACTGCTACTCCAAAAGTAAATCCTTCCGTTTCCCTGAATTACAGAAAGAATAAAATAAATGTCTTTTTGCAGGCGGATGACCTGTATACAGAAACTCTGAATAAAAATGAATATGTTACCAGAACTTATGATGATGGAACAGTAATCAATTCTCAGTTAAAAAGAAACAGGAATACCAATTTTCTCACTACAAAAGGAGGAGTAGACTGGAATATTGACAGCCAGAATACCTTGACTGTTTCGGGTCTTTACGGAAGTGAAAAAATTACGGATCATGGGGATCAGCCATTTTTCAATGGAGATCTTTCTCAACGTCTTCGTTTATGGCAGTTTTTAGAAGATGAATTGAAAACAACGGTGATGGCTACAGCCTCTTATCAGCATAAATTTAAAGAAGCCGGACATTTATTAAATGTTGGTTTTAATTATACATTCCATAGAGAAGATGAAAAGTATTTCTATGACAATTTCTTACCAACAGCCGCTGGTACTGATGCTTTTAAACTTCTATCTGATGAACAGGTGTATGATTTTACTGTTGATTATGTAAAACCCCTTAAATATGGCAGAATTGAAGCAGGAATTAAACTGAGAAACAGGAGTATTCCTACCAATATGAACTTTATACCAGGAATAAATTCTGTAATCGATGCTAATGCAGGTGGTTGGGCAAATTATAAAGAACTCATTCCTGCAGTATATGGAAACTATATTTTTGAAAATGAAAAATGGGAAGCAGAATTAGGATTAAGAATGGAATATGTAAAGATCCAATATGATGTAAATCCTAATCATCCGACTTACTCAAGCAGTGGATACAATTATACCCAGCCATTTCCTAACCTGAGAGTGGGTTATAAATTAAATGACCATAATAAGTTCTCTATATTTTACAACAGAAGGGTAGATCGTCCTAATGAAGTAGATATTAGAATATTTCCTAAATATGATGATGCAGAAATCATTAAAGTGGGTAATCCCGGATTACGCCCTCAGTTTACCAACTCTATAGAACTTGGACATAAATACAATTGGAACAATGGTTATTTATATTCTTCTCTTTATCATCGCTTTTCGAATGGAACCATTACCAGGATCTCAAGCATCGTTCCCGAAAGCACATTGATCTATGCCATATTTCAGAACGCGGGAAAAAGCTATAATTCAGGAATTGAGGCCATCTGGAATCAGAAAATATCATCGGTTTATTCATTGAATATCAATGGAAATATGTACAGAAATCAGATTAATGCATTCGCCGTCGAAAACCTATATCCACAACCCAATACTTTTTCAGCAGATCAACAAACAGCCATATCCGGAAATATAAAAATGAATAACATTTTCAAATTCTCAAAGGGAATCAATGCCCAACTTACCGCAGTATATCTAGCTCCGGACATTATTCCTCAGGGAAGGATTGGCAGTCGTTTTTCAGTGGATCTGGGAGTAAAAAAATCAATTCAAAATGGTAAGGGCGAAATATTTTTGAATGCCTCTGATCTACTCAATACAATGGTGATCAAAAAACAAATCCAGGGCTCTGGATTCAGATATACAAGTGACGATTATTATGAAACCCAGGTCATAAGATTAGGGTACAGTTATAAGTTCTAA
- a CDS encoding HD domain-containing protein, translated as MNNLLETVSNYILSYLTENLSVQLSFHHIQHTREVVNAAKEIGEQSNLSEDEMLVLQTAAWFHDCGYATTYIGHEEESKKIANSFLINYGCEESFIQSVLHCIESTKYPQKPTSLVDKILCDADLYHLALPSYPKYGKAIRKEFEIYLGQYYTDEEWLINNCQFLTNHSYYTDYGKQILEEFKKVNIQLMNCKQNKF; from the coding sequence ATGAACAATTTATTGGAAACCGTAAGCAATTACATCCTATCGTATCTTACAGAAAACCTTTCAGTTCAACTTTCCTTTCACCATATTCAGCATACGCGTGAAGTCGTAAATGCAGCAAAAGAAATTGGGGAACAAAGTAATCTTTCTGAAGATGAAATGCTCGTTCTTCAAACTGCAGCCTGGTTTCATGACTGTGGATATGCAACTACATATATTGGTCATGAAGAGGAAAGTAAAAAGATTGCAAATAGCTTTCTCATTAATTATGGATGTGAAGAAAGTTTTATACAATCAGTTTTACATTGTATTGAGTCTACCAAATATCCTCAAAAACCAACTTCTCTGGTTGATAAAATACTTTGCGATGCCGATTTATATCACCTGGCATTACCCAGCTATCCTAAGTATGGAAAAGCGATAAGAAAAGAATTTGAAATATATCTTGGCCAATACTATACAGATGAAGAATGGCTGATAAATAATTGTCAGTTCCTTACTAACCACTCTTATTATACCGATTATGGTAAACAAATACTGGAAGAGTTTAAAAAGGTGAATATCCAGCTCATGAATTGTAAACAGAATAAATTTTAA
- a CDS encoding phosphatase PAP2 family protein codes for MFNYHRKTFIYLIVLLSASGKFIAQNNNDSIYIQKDIKQDSVVVPHVETDDHTHQFNYKKLIIPTALISYGVASLSIKSLKELNSSTQYEISEHKPDQIKLDNYAQFAPAVLVYGLNAAGIKGKHNFRDRSIIYGTSMLITSAITLPLKHIVKEERPDGSNNLSFPSGHTAIAFASAQFMFREYKDTNFLLGISGYSFAVFTGVYRMLNNKHWFGDVVGGAGFGILSTELAYWLYPKINKLLGGKNEKSQTMVMPFYQQGNVGIGLVKNF; via the coding sequence ATGTTTAATTACCATCGAAAAACATTCATTTATCTTATCGTTTTACTGTCAGCTTCAGGCAAATTTATTGCCCAGAATAATAACGATAGCATTTACATTCAAAAAGATATAAAACAAGATAGTGTAGTGGTTCCCCATGTAGAAACTGATGATCATACACACCAGTTCAATTATAAAAAACTTATTATTCCGACAGCACTTATTTCATATGGAGTCGCCAGTTTAAGTATAAAAAGTTTAAAAGAACTGAATTCTTCTACCCAATATGAAATCAGCGAGCATAAGCCAGATCAGATTAAACTGGACAACTATGCCCAATTTGCACCTGCAGTACTGGTTTATGGTCTTAATGCTGCCGGAATTAAGGGAAAGCATAATTTCAGGGACAGAAGTATTATTTATGGTACCTCTATGTTAATCACTTCCGCTATAACGCTTCCTTTAAAACATATTGTTAAAGAGGAAAGACCTGATGGCTCAAATAATCTGTCTTTTCCTTCTGGCCATACAGCAATTGCTTTTGCTTCTGCCCAGTTTATGTTTAGAGAATATAAAGACACTAATTTCTTGCTGGGAATTTCAGGGTATTCGTTTGCTGTTTTTACCGGGGTTTACAGGATGCTGAATAATAAACACTGGTTTGGAGATGTAGTAGGAGGTGCTGGTTTTGGGATCTTATCTACTGAATTAGCATACTGGTTGTATCCTAAAATCAACAAACTTTTGGGAGGTAAAAATGAAAAATCACAAACGATGGTAATGCCTTTTTATCAGCAGGGAAATGTAGGAATTGGTTTGGTAAAAAACTTTTAA
- a CDS encoding PLP-dependent aminotransferase family protein — MLRPWKLEFKIDKKLSKAVYLQIADTIISDIQSGRLKSGDALPGGRILASMLGINRNTVVEAYQVLINEEWVISKERKGIFVSEKLPPLEIRSKNNQSEAQKNSHSADPFLINFDDGHPDSKIAPITQLARAYRQIFDRKAKWQMMGYTDVHGDVEFRKAISQMLNHQRGMDTNENEISITRGSQMAMFLTAKSLLKPGDYVVVENPGYKPAWKAIEHTGAQLLPISVDHEGLIIENLIQLLDTNKKIKAIYVTPHRQYPTTVTLSLARRLKLIEISNTYGITIIEDDYDNEFHFGYRPILPLSSFAELQNYVYIGTMSKVVAPALRIGYLATKNLSLLDKIGALRKIIDVQGDVIMEQAVLQLIKEGAVKKHIKKATIHYRNKRDFVHELLKEHLNDWADFILPEGGLAFWIVPKVKLNWDTVTGLLLINKVNIIHPEHYSFNATVNGFRLSYGSLSEEHLEQSIKVIGEILSHQQ; from the coding sequence ATGTTGCGTCCTTGGAAATTAGAATTCAAAATCGACAAAAAATTATCAAAAGCGGTATATCTGCAAATTGCTGATACCATTATTTCTGATATACAATCCGGAAGATTAAAATCCGGAGATGCCCTTCCGGGAGGCCGTATTCTTGCTTCAATGTTAGGCATCAACAGGAATACGGTAGTCGAAGCTTATCAGGTTTTGATTAATGAAGAATGGGTAATCTCTAAAGAAAGAAAGGGTATTTTTGTCTCAGAGAAATTACCGCCATTAGAAATCAGATCAAAGAATAATCAATCAGAAGCGCAGAAAAATAGTCATTCAGCAGATCCATTTCTAATCAATTTTGATGATGGTCATCCTGATAGTAAAATTGCTCCCATCACACAATTAGCCAGAGCTTACCGACAAATATTTGACCGCAAAGCCAAATGGCAAATGATGGGATATACAGATGTTCATGGAGATGTCGAATTTCGAAAAGCTATTTCTCAGATGCTCAATCATCAAAGAGGAATGGATACCAATGAAAATGAAATATCAATCACTCGCGGAAGCCAGATGGCGATGTTCCTGACTGCAAAAAGCCTGTTAAAACCCGGCGATTATGTAGTGGTTGAAAATCCTGGTTATAAACCGGCATGGAAAGCCATCGAACATACAGGAGCTCAATTGCTTCCAATATCTGTGGATCATGAAGGTCTTATTATCGAAAATCTTATTCAACTTTTAGATACAAATAAAAAGATAAAAGCAATCTATGTAACGCCTCATAGACAGTATCCTACAACCGTTACTTTAAGTTTAGCCCGAAGGTTAAAATTGATTGAAATTTCAAATACTTACGGCATTACCATTATTGAAGATGATTATGATAATGAGTTTCATTTTGGATATCGCCCTATACTTCCCCTTTCCAGTTTCGCTGAACTGCAAAATTATGTGTATATCGGAACGATGAGTAAAGTAGTTGCTCCTGCTTTAAGGATTGGTTATCTGGCCACTAAAAACCTTTCTTTACTCGATAAGATTGGAGCTTTGAGAAAAATCATTGATGTCCAGGGTGATGTAATCATGGAACAGGCGGTTCTGCAATTGATAAAAGAAGGAGCTGTTAAGAAGCACATTAAAAAAGCAACAATTCATTACAGAAATAAAAGGGATTTTGTTCATGAACTTCTAAAGGAACATTTGAACGATTGGGCTGATTTTATTTTACCTGAGGGTGGATTGGCTTTTTGGATCGTACCTAAAGTAAAATTGAATTGGGATACAGTAACAGGTTTATTATTAATTAACAAAGTTAATATAATTCATCCGGAGCACTATAGTTTTAATGCAACTGTCAATGGATTTAGGTTAAGTTATGGTTCACTCTCAGAAGAACACCTGGAGCAGAGTATAAAAGTAATTGGAGAAATCCTGAGTCATCAACAATAA
- a CDS encoding cupin domain-containing protein gives MDNEKFSSKDFHKTFARPEYQKPSHLIHKNVERAGEHNQFSTERKHPVFFVDLPSKNVSMTIGGLLPGQQTNKHRHTYETVLYVIEGKGWTEIEGEKVEWQAGDAVYIPSWGWHKHQNLSDTEPAKYIACENAPQLQNLGVALREEEGRDS, from the coding sequence ATGGACAATGAAAAATTCAGTTCAAAAGACTTTCACAAAACTTTTGCAAGACCCGAGTACCAAAAGCCAAGTCATCTAATTCATAAAAATGTAGAAAGGGCAGGTGAGCATAATCAATTTTCAACGGAAAGAAAGCATCCGGTATTCTTTGTTGATTTACCCAGTAAAAATGTGAGTATGACTATTGGAGGTTTATTACCTGGACAACAAACCAACAAACACCGTCATACCTATGAAACCGTATTGTATGTAATAGAAGGGAAAGGATGGACGGAAATAGAAGGTGAAAAAGTAGAATGGCAGGCAGGTGATGCTGTTTATATTCCTTCCTGGGGATGGCATAAACATCAAAACTTAAGCGACACAGAGCCTGCAAAATACATTGCTTGTGAAAATGCACCGCAATTACAAAATTTGGGAGTAGCATTAAGAGAAGAAGAGGGTAGAGATTCGTAA
- a CDS encoding dihydrodipicolinate synthase family protein: MKNVPFKGIIAYPITPFDQNEKVNIPLFKKLVERLVASGSHGIAPLGSTGVLPYLSDEEKEEVIESTIKQINGRIPTLVGVSNLTTEKTVHHAKFAENAGADAVMIIPMSYWKLTDDEIVTHYDTVASKISIPIMAYNNPATGGIDMSPTLLKRLLEIPNVTMIKESTGDVQRMHYLRKELGEDVAFYNGSNPLALAAFTAGAKGWCTAAPNLIPELNISLYKAIENNQLKEAQDIFYKQVELLKFIVAKGLPRTVKAGLNILGEDGGNLRSPLKPLQQSDIEELKTIINHLKN, from the coding sequence ATGAAAAATGTACCATTTAAAGGGATCATTGCTTATCCCATAACCCCTTTTGATCAAAATGAAAAAGTAAATATCCCTCTTTTCAAGAAATTGGTCGAGAGACTGGTTGCATCGGGAAGTCATGGTATTGCTCCTTTAGGAAGTACAGGAGTCTTACCCTATTTGTCCGACGAAGAGAAAGAAGAGGTTATTGAATCAACGATAAAGCAGATCAACGGAAGAATTCCAACACTTGTTGGGGTTTCTAATTTAACCACAGAAAAAACAGTACACCACGCAAAATTTGCCGAAAATGCTGGTGCAGACGCTGTCATGATCATACCGATGAGCTACTGGAAATTGACAGATGATGAAATCGTCACACATTACGATACCGTAGCTAGTAAAATATCCATCCCGATTATGGCTTATAATAATCCTGCAACAGGAGGGATAGATATGTCTCCGACATTATTGAAAAGGTTATTGGAAATACCTAATGTTACCATGATCAAAGAAAGTACAGGAGATGTTCAGAGGATGCATTATCTGAGAAAAGAGCTGGGGGAAGATGTTGCTTTTTACAATGGATCTAATCCTCTGGCACTCGCTGCATTTACTGCCGGAGCAAAAGGATGGTGTACTGCGGCACCTAATTTAATTCCTGAGCTGAACATCAGTTTATACAAAGCCATTGAAAATAACCAACTGAAAGAAGCTCAGGATATTTTTTACAAACAGGTAGAATTATTGAAATTCATTGTCGCTAAAGGGCTGCCAAGAACCGTTAAAGCCGGTTTAAATATTCTTGGTGAGGATGGCGGAAATTTAAGAAGTCCTCTAAAACCTTTGCAACAAAGTGATATTGAAGAATTAAAAACAATTATTAATCATCTTAAAAATTAA
- a CDS encoding thioredoxin family protein, whose protein sequence is MKKSVFYHAGCPVCISAEHDIINLIGAENVEIIHLGEDKSKIAAAEKAGVQSVPALLTPNGNVLHINFGASLEDVKN, encoded by the coding sequence ATGAAAAAGTCCGTTTTTTATCATGCAGGATGTCCTGTATGCATCAGTGCAGAGCACGATATTATTAATCTTATCGGAGCTGAAAATGTAGAAATAATTCATCTCGGTGAAGATAAAAGTAAAATTGCGGCTGCTGAAAAGGCAGGAGTTCAATCGGTTCCTGCTTTACTAACACCTAATGGAAATGTATTACACATTAATTTTGGAGCGTCTCTGGAAGATGTGAAAAATTAA
- a CDS encoding pyridoxamine 5'-phosphate oxidase family protein: MSTQNLNHTEAIKKIQELSTKARICMFCTELETVPVNSRPMTLQETDDSGNLWFISSETSNKNFEIKEDRRVQLFFMNNGDSQYLSVYGEASVYKDKATIEEKWSAMAKAWFDGKNDPNVTIIRVEPKETYYWDTKAGKLISLLSFVASAVTGIKTNNSDGVEGNASV, encoded by the coding sequence ATGTCAACACAAAATCTCAACCACACAGAGGCAATCAAAAAGATTCAGGAACTTTCAACGAAAGCAAGGATATGTATGTTTTGTACCGAACTGGAAACGGTTCCGGTGAATTCCCGTCCTATGACTTTACAGGAAACGGATGACAGCGGAAATTTATGGTTCATCAGCAGTGAAACCAGCAACAAAAACTTTGAAATTAAAGAGGATCGCAGGGTTCAGCTTTTCTTTATGAATAACGGAGATTCCCAATATCTTTCCGTATATGGTGAAGCATCTGTTTACAAAGATAAAGCAACGATAGAAGAAAAATGGTCAGCAATGGCAAAAGCATGGTTTGATGGTAAAAATGACCCGAATGTAACGATTATCCGCGTAGAACCGAAAGAAACCTATTATTGGGATACCAAAGCAGGAAAGCTCATTAGCCTGTTAAGCTTTGTAGCTTCCGCAGTTACCGGAATCAAAACTAATAACAGTGATGGTGTAGAGGGAAATGCGAGTGTTTGA
- a CDS encoding Na+/H+ antiporter: MENYAVILVIMALMIGVSGLAGKIKIPVPMLLLIVGVMIGFVPAMPEIELNPEIIMLLFLPPLLYDAAFNISFQQFKTNLNTIGTLAIGLVFLTTIGIAVIAHYLIPGMTWPLAFVLGAILSATDAVAALGVTKGLGLSHKTMTILEGESLINDASALVAYRFAVAAVTGIAFVTWKASIEFLCVLGGGFLVGWVIFTALRLTIGFFRKDAMVVNSLILLMPFVTYLIAEHFKVSGVIAVVCLGLGMSKLSRTKFPDHVKEQSRNFWDIIIFLLNGLIFLLIGLEFPIILKKMPQFQVWTYAGYAGIIVLVTLLIRMARVYLQQFNLQKAFQGKRRISEDALFDSKTSFIITWSGMRGIVSLAIALGLPTHINGGEAFPMRNEIIFLSVVVVLISLLGQGLTLPWIVKKFKL, from the coding sequence ATGGAAAACTATGCTGTCATTTTAGTGATTATGGCCTTAATGATCGGAGTTTCCGGTTTAGCAGGTAAGATTAAAATCCCGGTACCAATGCTGCTGTTAATTGTGGGTGTTATGATTGGTTTTGTTCCCGCGATGCCTGAAATTGAGCTCAACCCGGAAATTATCATGTTGCTTTTTCTACCTCCTTTATTGTATGACGCGGCTTTTAATATTTCATTTCAACAGTTTAAAACCAATCTCAATACAATAGGTACTTTAGCAATAGGGTTGGTATTCTTAACAACAATAGGGATTGCTGTTATTGCCCATTATTTAATTCCCGGTATGACGTGGCCATTAGCTTTTGTTTTAGGAGCTATTCTTTCTGCAACTGATGCAGTAGCGGCATTAGGGGTAACCAAAGGATTGGGCTTATCTCATAAAACAATGACCATACTGGAGGGAGAGAGTCTTATTAATGATGCTTCCGCATTGGTAGCTTATCGCTTTGCAGTCGCTGCTGTGACAGGTATTGCTTTTGTAACCTGGAAAGCTTCTATTGAGTTTTTATGTGTCTTGGGAGGTGGCTTTCTTGTAGGCTGGGTTATTTTCACTGCATTACGGCTTACTATAGGCTTTTTCCGTAAGGATGCAATGGTTGTCAATAGCTTAATTCTTTTAATGCCTTTTGTCACCTACCTTATTGCGGAACACTTCAAAGTATCCGGAGTTATTGCGGTAGTTTGCTTAGGCTTAGGAATGTCTAAACTGAGCAGAACCAAATTTCCTGATCATGTCAAGGAGCAATCCCGGAATTTCTGGGATATCATTATTTTTCTTCTAAATGGGCTGATTTTTTTATTGATTGGTCTGGAGTTTCCAATTATTTTAAAGAAAATGCCTCAGTTTCAGGTGTGGACGTATGCAGGTTATGCAGGAATCATCGTTCTGGTGACCTTGTTGATCAGGATGGCAAGGGTCTATTTGCAACAATTTAATCTTCAAAAAGCCTTTCAAGGTAAAAGGAGAATCAGCGAAGATGCCTTGTTTGACTCTAAAACAAGTTTTATCATTACCTGGTCCGGAATGCGGGGGATTGTTTCCTTAGCGATTGCATTAGGTCTACCAACTCATATTAATGGAGGAGAAGCTTTTCCCATGCGTAATGAAATTATCTTTCTGTCTGTAGTTGTAGTATTGATTTCATTGTTGGGGCAAGGCCTTACTTTGCCTTGGATCGTAAAGAAATTTAAGTTATAA
- a CDS encoding helix-turn-helix domain-containing protein — MQYIIIIGAFQALVALWLLQFKERKSPSNYLFIFLLSAIAVHLIIKFVIFNFIPDESIRQQMNTFIGVCYGPLVYLYMLSKTKKGFSIASKWYIFIPLFLLMIAYFTISCVFVILNHVDQNLLDLYNDFSLDLIFMVNLYYPVKSILIARKSKSKTLDSIEYDIITRISYCLLLMESGVIISKTLLYIRPEDAHIINISIRCIAYFLLLMICLLIIRKSLKTEMMNVQEIHSDNRVKISVHQTNTVLNTIDYELKFNELWHKMDSSMKRQELFRNCDLNLDELAHKTEINKYQISEMLNGYKNKPFYRYINEYRIDYFKNIVEKAIEKNENINFLSFAYEAGFKSKSSFNRYFKEIIGQTPSAYYKSLTQENKEERFENLYRGSA, encoded by the coding sequence ATGCAATACATTATCATTATTGGAGCCTTTCAGGCACTTGTAGCACTTTGGCTTTTACAGTTTAAAGAAAGGAAATCACCTTCGAATTATCTGTTTATTTTTCTGCTTTCAGCCATTGCGGTTCATTTGATCATAAAATTTGTGATCTTCAATTTTATTCCCGATGAAAGTATCAGACAGCAGATGAATACGTTTATTGGTGTGTGTTATGGTCCTTTGGTTTATTTATATATGTTAAGCAAAACAAAAAAAGGATTTTCCATCGCCAGTAAGTGGTATATTTTTATACCTCTCTTTTTGCTGATGATCGCTTATTTTACCATTTCGTGTGTTTTTGTTATTCTCAATCATGTTGATCAGAATTTATTGGATCTTTACAATGATTTCAGTCTGGATCTAATTTTTATGGTGAATTTGTATTATCCTGTAAAAAGCATTCTTATTGCAAGAAAAAGCAAATCTAAAACCCTTGACAGTATTGAATATGATATTATTACGAGGATCTCGTACTGCCTTTTATTGATGGAATCCGGGGTGATTATTTCTAAAACCCTGCTCTATATCAGACCGGAAGATGCCCATATTATTAATATTTCGATACGATGCATCGCTTACTTTTTATTGTTAATGATTTGTCTTTTAATCATAAGAAAAAGTCTCAAAACTGAAATGATGAATGTTCAAGAGATCCACTCCGATAATAGAGTGAAAATTTCTGTACATCAAACTAATACTGTTTTAAATACAATTGATTATGAATTGAAATTCAATGAGTTGTGGCATAAAATGGATTCTTCGATGAAAAGACAGGAATTATTCAGAAATTGTGATTTAAATCTTGATGAACTGGCTCATAAAACGGAGATCAATAAGTATCAGATCAGCGAAATGCTGAATGGGTATAAAAACAAACCCTTTTATCGTTATATCAATGAATACAGGATTGATTATTTTAAAAATATCGTAGAAAAAGCTATCGAGAAAAATGAGAATATTAATTTTTTATCCTTTGCATACGAAGCAGGATTTAAATCAAAATCTTCTTTTAATCGTTATTTTAAAGAAATCATTGGCCAAACACCTTCAGCTTATTATAAAAGTCTTACCCAGGAAAACAAAGAAGAGAGATTTGAAAATTTGTACAGGGGAAGTGCTTAA